In the Peptoclostridium acidaminophilum DSM 3953 genome, one interval contains:
- a CDS encoding response regulator transcription factor — MNVNILIAEDEEDIRQLVALHLSKEGYEVFEASSGVEALDVFSREKIDLLILDIMMPEMDGFTLLKRIRKHSKVPVIVLTARTDEADKILGLGLGADDYVIKPFSVIELISRVNAQLRRYMEYNPMKAPEDKLRNGGIIMDLDDYYVEKDGARIELNPKEFKMLRLFMENPGKIFTKKQIYESVWDEPYVGDNNTLMVHVSHLRDKIETDPKEPEYIKTIRGIGYRMDDKNDKAT; from the coding sequence ATGAACGTCAACATACTTATAGCAGAAGATGAAGAGGATATCCGCCAGCTTGTAGCCCTGCATTTGTCAAAGGAGGGGTATGAAGTATTCGAGGCGTCAAGCGGCGTCGAGGCGCTTGATGTATTCAGCCGCGAGAAGATCGACCTTCTCATACTCGACATAATGATGCCCGAGATGGACGGCTTCACCCTCCTGAAAAGGATCAGGAAGCACAGCAAGGTTCCCGTAATCGTTCTTACGGCACGTACAGACGAGGCAGACAAGATTCTTGGCCTCGGGCTTGGAGCCGACGATTATGTAATAAAGCCCTTCAGCGTTATAGAGCTCATATCGCGTGTAAATGCGCAGCTCAGGCGATACATGGAATACAATCCCATGAAGGCTCCGGAGGACAAGCTGCGCAACGGCGGTATTATAATGGATCTTGACGATTATTACGTCGAAAAAGATGGCGCGCGCATAGAGCTCAATCCCAAGGAATTCAAGATGCTCAGGCTTTTCATGGAGAATCCCGGAAAAATATTCACAAAGAAGCAAATTTACGAGTCCGTATGGGATGAGCCTTATGTCGGCGACAACAACACTCTCATGGTTCATGTGAGCCATCTGCGCGACAAGATAGAGACCGACCCCAAGGAACCCGAGTACATCAAAACCATAAGAGGGATCGGATATAGGATGGATGATAAAAATGATAAAGCTACGTAA
- the dut gene encoding dUTP diphosphatase codes for MKLNIKRLSGDAIMPCYAHPGDAGLDVFSVEEKLIEAGTAELVGTGISIELPEGTEAQIRPRSGLALKHCITVLNTPGTIDEGYRGEIKVILINHGKDAFKVEKGMKIAQMVVQPVLRVEVAEAGELSESKRGDNGFGSSGY; via the coding sequence ATGAAGCTGAACATTAAAAGGCTGAGCGGGGATGCCATAATGCCATGCTATGCCCACCCGGGAGATGCGGGGCTGGATGTGTTCTCGGTAGAGGAAAAGTTGATAGAAGCAGGGACGGCGGAGCTTGTAGGCACTGGAATAAGCATAGAGCTTCCAGAGGGCACGGAAGCTCAGATAAGGCCAAGAAGCGGCCTGGCGCTGAAGCATTGCATCACTGTTCTCAACACGCCAGGAACAATAGATGAAGGCTACAGGGGAGAGATAAAGGTGATTCTCATAAATCACGGAAAAGACGCCTTCAAAGTAGAAAAAGGGATGAAGATAGCCCAGATGGTAGTGCAGCCGGTGCTCAGGGTGGAGGTTGCCGAGGCAGGCGAGCTGTCCGAGAGCAAAAGGGGCGATAATGGTTTCGGATCAAGCGGATACTAA
- a CDS encoding lysophospholipid acyltransferase family protein, producing MTRSIKILIYLVIYLTSSLGKLKRVSQLEQSGKKIEKDKIVNETVSKWAKAIVRLSGSRVSVQGQENIPSERAVVFVSNHQSNFDIPILLGCIDKPKAFIAKIELKKLPVISSWMEKMGCIFMDRNDARQSLKSISSGSENVKKGYSMVIFPEGTRSEDGKLREFKPGSLKLATKAKAPIVPVTIIGSKDIMLKGKLSVYPSDVRIVISKPIYTDELSKEDEKNLGDIVRGEILKNLGQSQEA from the coding sequence ATGACAAGATCCATAAAAATCCTAATATACCTTGTAATCTATCTGACTTCATCGCTTGGAAAGCTGAAAAGAGTTTCTCAGCTCGAGCAAAGCGGTAAAAAAATCGAAAAGGACAAAATTGTAAATGAAACGGTAAGCAAATGGGCAAAAGCGATAGTAAGGCTCAGCGGCTCAAGGGTGAGCGTACAGGGACAGGAGAACATACCATCTGAAAGGGCTGTAGTGTTTGTGAGCAACCACCAGAGCAACTTCGACATTCCAATACTACTTGGCTGCATAGACAAGCCAAAAGCGTTCATAGCCAAAATCGAGCTTAAAAAGCTGCCGGTAATAAGCAGCTGGATGGAGAAGATGGGCTGCATATTCATGGACAGGAACGATGCGAGACAATCGCTCAAATCTATAAGCAGCGGCTCTGAAAATGTAAAAAAAGGATACTCTATGGTAATATTCCCGGAAGGCACAAGGAGCGAGGACGGCAAGCTCAGGGAGTTCAAGCCGGGCAGTCTCAAGCTGGCAACGAAGGCGAAGGCGCCCATAGTGCCGGTAACAATAATAGGCTCAAAGGACATAATGCTCAAAGGCAAGCTGAGCGTATATCCTTCTGATGTGCGAATAGTAATCTCAAAGCCGATATATACCGACGAGCTCTCCAAAGAGGATGAAAAAAATCTGGGGGACATCGTGCGCGGAGAGATACTAAAAAATCTGGGACAGTCTCAGGAGGCCTAG